In a genomic window of Ciona intestinalis unplaced genomic scaffold, KH HT000145.2, whole genome shotgun sequence:
- the dp-1 gene encoding transcription factor protein (The RefSeq protein has 1 substitution compared to this genomic sequence), producing MEVEQNAKSTCATIRPHAPTISVVHTTPVKGQSVFLTTPSSGSGIVRTAGSQVRVVQTTPQQTPQVVRIIKAGEAVTGSPNVINIRAPLASPVKGGAIINIPTGSKLLTHPGPKLKVGDTITIQKSNIINENQSSSNDPNDVIQPSGTKLVKVVTSNQTPVFIAPNTNNMKQMTPSTPQNKSFFSQQMASPVRINNMSPTWNASSPSYKRPSMFNDPAQMVESKRRRTPTTDKGSKGLRHFAMLVCEKVKQKVTTTYNEVADELVSEFADHQRQVTDQYDQKNIRRRVYDALNVLMAMDIIYKDKKDIHWVGLPTNSAQEVQTLQTEKKNRQQRIQQKTLQLHELILQQIAFKNLVQRNKRIEQTQGFPADNSSIQLPFIIVNTSKKTVIDCSISNDKYEYMFNFDNTFEIHDDIEVLKRMGMAYGLEAGVCSNDNLRTAMTLVPPVLKPYLEQMAGKTSGEVSEASVGTPEVKIEPQTIDVSSFTPDDEVAMVIDGGVGCAGSSRSSSAVYSGTPLSGDIESGSESRGSTPLF from the exons ATGGAAGTCGAACAGAACGCTAAATCCACTTGCGCTACCATTAGACCACATGCCCCAACCATTAGTGTGGTACATACTACACCAGTTAAGGGACAAAGTGTATTTCTAACAACCCCATCTTCGGGAAGTGGTATTGTAAGGACTGCAGGTTCCCAAGTTCGTGTCGTCCAAACTACACCTCAGCAAACACCACAAGTTGTGCGGATTATTAAAGCAGGGGAAGCA GTAACTGGATCACCGAACGTCATCAATATACGAGCCCCCCTTGCAAGTCCCGTGAAAG GTGGCGCCATAATCAATATACCAACCGGATCGAAGCTTCTGACGCACCCAGGACCCAAACTAAAGGTTGGCGATACGATAACAATACAGAagtcaaatataataaacgaAAACCAAAGTTCCAGCAATGACCCCAACGATGTg ATTCAACCAAGCGGAACAAAGTTGGTGAAAGTCGTCACATCGAACCAAACACCCGTGTTCATTGCTCCCAACACAAACAACATGAAACAGATGACGCCGTCAACGCCTCAAAACAAATCTTTCTTCTCGCAACAAATGGCTTCACCAGTTCGAATAAACAATATGTCGCCAACATGGAATGCAAG TAGCCCAAGTTATAAACGACCGTCCATGTTCAATGATCCAGCACAGATGGTTGAAAG CAAACGACGACGCACCCCAACTACAGACAAAGGCAGCAAGGGTTTGCGACACTTTGCGATGTTGGTTTGTGAGAAAGTGAAACAGAAAGTGACAACAACGTACAACGAGGTTGCGGACGAACTCGTGTCGGAGTTTGCCGACCATCAACGACAAGTTACTGATCAG TATGACCAGAAGAACATTCGACGGCGAGTTTACGATGCATTAAACGTATTAATGGCCATGGATATCATATATAAGGACAAGAAGGATATCCATTGGGTGGGGTTGCCGACGAACTCAGCGCAAGAAGTCCAAACATTACAG actGAAAAGAAAAATCGTCAACAAAGAATTCAACAGAAGACTCTGCAGTTACACGAGCTCATATTACAG CAAATTGCCTTCAAGAATTTGGTTCAACGCAACAAACGTATCGAACAAACGCAAGGTTTCCCCGCCGATAATTCATCGATCCAGCTTCCTTTTATTATCGTTAATACAAGCAAGAAGACCGTCATTGACTGCAGTATTTCTAATGATAA GTACGAGTACATGTTCAACTTTGATAATACGTTCGAGATCCACGATGATATCGAAGTTTTGAAACGCATGGGGATGGCCTACGGGTTGGAGGCCGGGGTGTGTAGTAATGACAACCTTCGAACGGCTATGACTCTAGTGCCCCCGGTGTTGAAACCTTACCTTGAGC AGATGGCTGGCAAAACAAGTGGGGAAGTTAGTGAAGCAAGTGTTGG AACACCCGAAGTGAAGATTGAGCCGCAAACCATCGACATCTCGTCGTTCACCCCTGACGATGAGGTTGCCATGGTGATCGACGGGGGCGTGGGGTGCGCGGGGTCGTCGAGGTCATCCTCCGCTGTTTATTCAGGGACACCACTAAGCGGCGATATAGAGTCGGGGAGTGAATCACGAGGATCTACTCCGCTGTTCTAA
- the LOC100177176 gene encoding transcription initiation factor TFIID subunit 9B-like: MVLYFSWLVKMNSVENNPERNKNLPKDAETIIAVLQDMGVTEYEPKVVHQLLEFTYRYISEVLDEAKVYANHAGRSNINVDDTKLAVMSQLDNSFTNPPPRDFLVDVARQKNTIALPLVKNYSAARLPPDRYCLLSVNYRLKGSADKKNVRKNSTKYLTTSTQKHLFANPQVIMPSTNAKRKWHEIGNYDT, from the exons atggttttatatttttcatggTTAGTTAAAATGAACTCAGTTGAAAATAATCCTGAAAGGAATAAAAACCTTCCTAAAGATGCGGAAACGATAATAGCAGTGTTGCAAGATATGGGTGTGACGGAGTACGAGCCCAAGGTAGTCCACCAACTGTTGGAGTTTACATATC GTTACATAAGCGAGGTTTTGGACGAAGCCAAGGTTTACGCAAACCACGCCGGTCGTTCCAATATTAATGTTGATGACACAAAGCTagctgtgatgtcacaattggATAATTCATTCACTAACCCCCCACCCCGAGAT TTCCTGGTTGACGTAGCACGGCAGAAGAACACGATTGCTTTACCACTCGTCAAGAATTACTCAGCGGCCCGCCTTCCCCCCGACCGATATTGCCTTCTATCTGTTAACTACCGACTCAAGGGATCTGCCGATAAAAAA AATGTTCGGAAAAACTCTACAAAATATTTGACGACTTCGACGCAGAAACATCTGTTTGCCAACCCCCAG GTTATCATGCCTTCCACAAATGCAAAGCGGAAATGGCATGAGATCGGAAACTACGACACCTAG
- the LOC100179515 gene encoding TFIIA-alpha and beta-like factor isoform X1 yields MAKAPGGQNSVAKLYQTVIEDVINNIREAFLDDGVDEHVLQELKQTWEQKLAQSKAVENSSNELRHAQSVMPLYVYANSMQGDKSQQPLVYHTMTAAGQQAAMSLPNSVLYQRQQHPNQQVYAPYQPGTSTNQQSTSGGGKQHPSVIIQADGANDQRITQVDGANDQRITQVDGANDQRITQVEEANDQRITQVDGANDQRITQVDEANDQRITQVDGANDQRITQVDGANDQRITQVDGANADSSSEEDDDDDEDEVEEEEEAVDEEPLCSADDGSDDDPVELFDTDNVVVCQYDKIHRAKCRWKFNLKVGIMNLNGKDLVFQKATGEAEW; encoded by the coding sequence ATGGCGAAGGCACCCGGAGGTCAGAATAGCGTCGCTAAACTTTATCAAACAGTGATTGAAGACGTCATAAACAATATACGAGAGGCATTTCTCGACGACGGAGTGGACGAGCATGTATTGCAGGAGTTGAAACAAACATGGGAACAAAAGTTGGCGCAATCCAAGGCTGTTGAGAATAGTAGTAATGAACTGAGGCATGCCCAGTCTGTTATGCCATTGTATGTATACGCTAACTCAATGCAGGGCGACAAAAGTCAACAACCCCTGGTGTATCATACAATGACCGCTGCTGGACAACAAGCGGCCATGTCCCTTCCTAACAGTGTGTTGTACCAAAGGCAGCAACATCCAAACCAACAGGTGTACGCCCCATACCAACCTGGTACATCCACCAACCAACAAAGCACAAGTGGGGGAGGTAAACAACATCCGTCGGTGATTATACAAGCGGACGGGGCGAATGATCAGCGGATCACGCAAGTGGACGGGGCGAATGATCAGCGGATCACGCAAGTGGACGGGGCGAATGACCAGCGGATCACGCAGGTGGAGGAGGCGAATGATCAGCGGATCACGCAGGTGGACGGGGCGAATGACCAGCGGATCACGCAGGTGGACGAGGCGAATGACCAGCGAATCACGCAGGTGGACGGGGCGAATGACCAGCGGATCACACAGGTGGACGGGGCGAATGACCAGCGGATCACACAGGTGGACGGGGCGAATGCAGATTCATCATCGGAGGAGGATGATGACGATGATGAAGATGAGGTGGAGGAGGAAGAGGAAGCGGTAGATGAGGAACCTCTATGTTCCGCTGATGATGGATCGGATGACGACCCTGTTGAATTGTTCGACACAGATAATGTGGTGGTTTGTCAATACGATAAAATCCATCGCGCCAAATGTCGATGGAAATTTAACCTCAAAGTTGGAATCATGAACTTGAACGGGAAAGACCTTGTGTTCCAGAAAGCTACAGGGGAGGCTGAGTGGTGA
- the LOC100179515 gene encoding TFIIA-alpha and beta-like factor isoform X4 translates to MAKAPGGQNSVAKLYQTVIEDVINNIREAFLDDGVDEHVLQELKQTWEQKLAQSKAVENSSNELRHAQSVMPLYVYANSMQGDKSQQPLVYHTMTAAGQQAAMSLPNSVLYQRQQHPNQQVYAPYQPGTSTNQQSTSGGGKQHPSVIIQADGANDQRITQVDGANDQRITQVDGANDQRITQVEEANDQRITQVDGANDQRITQVDEANDQRITQVDGANADSSSEEDDDDDEDEVEEEEEAVDEEPLCSADDGSDDDPVELFDTDNVVVCQYDKIHRAKCRWKFNLKVGIMNLNGKDLVFQKATGEAEW, encoded by the exons ATGGCGAAGGCACCCGGAGGTCAGAATAGCGTCGCTAAACTTTATCAAACAGTGATTGAAGACGTCATAAACAATATACGAGAGGCATTTCTCGACGACGGAGTGGACGAGCATGTATTGCAGGAGTTGAAACAAACATGGGAACAAAAGTTGGCGCAATCCAAGGCTGTTGAGAATAGTAGTAATGAACTGAGGCATGCCCAGTCTGTTATGCCATTGTATGTATACGCTAACTCAATGCAGGGCGACAAAAGTCAACAACCCCTGGTGTATCATACAATGACCGCTGCTGGACAACAAGCGGCCATGTCCCTTCCTAACAGTGTGTTGTACCAAAGGCAGCAACATCCAAACCAACAGGTGTACGCCCCATACCAACCTGGTACATCCACCAACCAACAAAGCACAAGTGGGGGAGGTAAACAACATCCGTCGGTGATTATACAAGCGGACGGGGCGAATGATCAGCGGATCACGCAAGTGGACGGGGCGAATGATCAGCGGATCACGCAAGTGGACGGGGCGAATGACCAGCGGATCACGCAGGTGGAGGAGGCGAATGATCAGCGGATCACGCAGGTGGACGGGGCGAATGACCAGCGGATCACGCAGGTGGACGAGGCGAATGACCAGCGAATCACGCAG GTGGACGGGGCGAATGCAGATTCATCATCGGAGGAGGATGATGACGATGATGAAGATGAGGTGGAGGAGGAAGAGGAAGCGGTAGATGAGGAACCTCTATGTTCCGCTGATGATGGATCGGATGACGACCCTGTTGAATTGTTCGACACAGATAATGTGGTGGTTTGTCAATACGATAAAATCCATCGCGCCAAATGTCGATGGAAATTTAACCTCAAAGTTGGAATCATGAACTTGAACGGGAAAGACCTTGTGTTCCAGAAAGCTACAGGGGAGGCTGAGTGGTGA
- the LOC100179515 gene encoding TFIIA-alpha and beta-like factor isoform X2, translating into MAKAPGGQNSVAKLYQTVIEDVINNIREAFLDDGVDEHVLQELKQTWEQKLAQSKAVENSSNELRHAQSVMPLYVYANSMQGDKSQQPLVYHTMTAAGQQAAMSLPNSVLYQRQQHPNQQVYAPYQPGTSTNQQSTSGGGKQHPSVIIQADGANDQRITQVDGANDQRITQVDGANDQRITQVEEANDQRITQVDGANDQRITQVDEANDQRITQVDGANDQRITQVDGANADSSSEEDDDDDEDEVEEEEEAVDEEPLCSADDGSDDDPVELFDTDNVVVCQYDKIHRAKCRWKFNLKVGIMNLNGKDLVFQKATGEAEW; encoded by the exons ATGGCGAAGGCACCCGGAGGTCAGAATAGCGTCGCTAAACTTTATCAAACAGTGATTGAAGACGTCATAAACAATATACGAGAGGCATTTCTCGACGACGGAGTGGACGAGCATGTATTGCAGGAGTTGAAACAAACATGGGAACAAAAGTTGGCGCAATCCAAGGCTGTTGAGAATAGTAGTAATGAACTGAGGCATGCCCAGTCTGTTATGCCATTGTATGTATACGCTAACTCAATGCAGGGCGACAAAAGTCAACAACCCCTGGTGTATCATACAATGACCGCTGCTGGACAACAAGCGGCCATGTCCCTTCCTAACAGTGTGTTGTACCAAAGGCAGCAACATCCAAACCAACAGGTGTACGCCCCATACCAACCTGGTACATCCACCAACCAACAAAGCACAAGTGGGGGAGGTAAACAACATCCGTCGGTGATTATACAAGCGGACGGGGCGAATGATCAGCGGATCACGCAAGTGGACGGGGCGAATGATCAGCGGATCACGCAAGTGGACGGGGCGAATGACCAGCGGATCACGCAGGTGGAGGAGGCGAATGATCAGCGGATCACGCAGGTGGACGGGGCGAATGACCAGCGGATCACGCAGGTGGACGAGGCGAATGACCAGCGAATCACGCAGGTGGACGGGGCGAATGACCAGCGGATCACACAG GTGGACGGGGCGAATGCAGATTCATCATCGGAGGAGGATGATGACGATGATGAAGATGAGGTGGAGGAGGAAGAGGAAGCGGTAGATGAGGAACCTCTATGTTCCGCTGATGATGGATCGGATGACGACCCTGTTGAATTGTTCGACACAGATAATGTGGTGGTTTGTCAATACGATAAAATCCATCGCGCCAAATGTCGATGGAAATTTAACCTCAAAGTTGGAATCATGAACTTGAACGGGAAAGACCTTGTGTTCCAGAAAGCTACAGGGGAGGCTGAGTGGTGA
- the LOC100179515 gene encoding TFIIA-alpha and beta-like factor isoform X3, with the protein MAKAPGGQNSVAKLYQTVIEDVINNIREAFLDDGVDEHVLQELKQTWEQKLAQSKAVENSSNELRHAQSVMPLYVYANSMQGDKSQQPLVYHTMTAAGQQAAMSLPNSVLYQRQQHPNQQVYAPYQPGTSTNQQSTSGGGKQHPSVIIQADGANDQRITQVDGANDQRITQVEEANDQRITQVDGANDQRITQVDEANDQRITQVDGANDQRITQVDGANDQRITQVDGANADSSSEEDDDDDEDEVEEEEEAVDEEPLCSADDGSDDDPVELFDTDNVVVCQYDKIHRAKCRWKFNLKVGIMNLNGKDLVFQKATGEAEW; encoded by the exons ATGGCGAAGGCACCCGGAGGTCAGAATAGCGTCGCTAAACTTTATCAAACAGTGATTGAAGACGTCATAAACAATATACGAGAGGCATTTCTCGACGACGGAGTGGACGAGCATGTATTGCAGGAGTTGAAACAAACATGGGAACAAAAGTTGGCGCAATCCAAGGCTGTTGAGAATAGTAGTAATGAACTGAGGCATGCCCAGTCTGTTATGCCATTGTATGTATACGCTAACTCAATGCAGGGCGACAAAAGTCAACAACCCCTGGTGTATCATACAATGACCGCTGCTGGACAACAAGCGGCCATGTCCCTTCCTAACAGTGTGTTGTACCAAAGGCAGCAACATCCAAACCAACAGGTGTACGCCCCATACCAACCTGGTACATCCACCAACCAACAAAGCACAAGTGGGGGAGGTAAACAACATCCGTCGGTGATTATACAAGCGGACGGGGCGAATGATCAGCGGATCACGCAA GTGGACGGGGCGAATGACCAGCGGATCACGCAGGTGGAGGAGGCGAATGATCAGCGGATCACGCAGGTGGACGGGGCGAATGACCAGCGGATCACGCAGGTGGACGAGGCGAATGACCAGCGAATCACGCAGGTGGACGGGGCGAATGACCAGCGGATCACACAGGTGGACGGGGCGAATGACCAGCGGATCACACAGGTGGACGGGGCGAATGCAGATTCATCATCGGAGGAGGATGATGACGATGATGAAGATGAGGTGGAGGAGGAAGAGGAAGCGGTAGATGAGGAACCTCTATGTTCCGCTGATGATGGATCGGATGACGACCCTGTTGAATTGTTCGACACAGATAATGTGGTGGTTTGTCAATACGATAAAATCCATCGCGCCAAATGTCGATGGAAATTTAACCTCAAAGTTGGAATCATGAACTTGAACGGGAAAGACCTTGTGTTCCAGAAAGCTACAGGGGAGGCTGAGTGGTGA